The following nucleotide sequence is from Allocatelliglobosispora scoriae.
CGCACCCCGGTCGGCGGCCCGGACCGAGCTGACGACCGTCTCCAGCGTCGGCGGGGCGAAGTGCCGCGAGACCGGTGCGGCCTCGCCCAGCCGGTCGCCGATCCGCACATCGCCGAGGCCCCACACCTTGGCGATCTGCCCGGCGGTGACCTGGTCGCGCCGGTCCAGCGTGCCGTCGGCGAAGACCCCGATCCCGGTGACCTTGCCCGGCTCGCCCCGGTCGAGCTGCAGCCTGTCTCTTACACGCAGGGTCCCGGCGAACATCCGCACGATGCCGACCCGCTCCCCCGCCGCGCCGCGCTCGACCTTGAAGACGGTGCCCGAGGCGGGCGCGGTCGCGTCGGCACCGGCGGCCGGGAGCAGCTCCCGAACTCCGGCCATCAGCTCCGCGACCCCCGCACCGGTGATCGCCGACCCGAAGAACACCGGGTGAACGAGCGCCCGGCCGGTCTGTGCCACCAGCTCCGCGCGCGCCCGCCCGGCCGTGATCCCCGATTCATCCGCCACGTACGCCGAGAGCAGCTCCTCGTCGTGCTCCGCGAGCACCTCGAGCCCGGTGCGGTCCCGGTGGGGGACGAACGACGCGTCCGGGGTCCCGAGCCCGGACGCCGACCCCATCGGGATGATCGCCGGGGTGAGCCGCTCGGCGATGGCGCGCAGCAGCTCCGCCTCGCGGGCGCCACGACGGTCGATCTTGTTGATGAAGAGCAGCGTGGGGATCCGCAGCCGCTGCAGGGCCCGCATCAGCACCCGGGTCTGCGCCTGCACGCCCTCCACGGCGGAGATGACGAGCACCGCGCCGTCGAGCACGCTGAGCACCCGCTCCACCTCGGCGATGAAGTCCGGGTGGCCGGGGGTGTCGATCAGGTTGACGGTGGTGTCGCCGACGGCGAACGAGACGACCGCCGACTTGATCGTGATGCCGCGCCGTCGCTCCAGCGCCAGCGAGTCGGTCTGGGTGCTGCCGTCATCGACACTGCCGATCTCGTCGATGACACCGGCGGCGTAGAGCAGCCGCTCGGTCAGGCTCGTCTTACCAGCGTCGACATGGGCGAGAATTCCTAGATTCAGCGTGCTCAACAGTCATGTCCTCGAGATAGGCGAATGGTCCTTCCTGGGGTGACATGACTGCAGCTCGCATCTCAGCTCCTTGATCGACGTTCTGGTGGCTCCGGCTTCGAGTAGACCAGGAGCCCTTCGGGCCCGACAACCGAATTACCCGACAACCGGATGAGTCGCCCACACGGACGAGGGTAAGAGTCCGTGTGTGGTCCAGGCAGGCAGCGGCCGGGACCACACACGGACTCTATGGGCGGCGCCGGTGCGGACTGTGGACCACAGCCGCGCAGCAGGCCGCCCGGGGACCCGATCGGGTCGCCGGCGCACCACGGTCCACGGGGGACTCGTGGAGCGAGGGGGTCCGGGGGAGAACCCCGACCGGGTGGTCGAGGACGAGCGCGAGGTCGGCCGTGGGTTCCAGATCCGCCAGACCCACCGAAACCCTCGCGCGAACACACCTGCCGGATGTCCAGATCGGCTCGGCGAGGATCCGCGTCATCGTCTGGGCGTCGGGATAGGACGTGCCGTCCATCGTGGTTGAGCTGATCACGACTGCGGCGAACCGGCCGGAGTCGAGATGTGCCGCCGGGTGGCCGGTGGTGTAGTCGGCGAACCGGCGGGCGACGGCGACGAGCACCAGGTCGCCCACTTCGGACCCGAACTCGTGGGAGATCGCCTCACCGTCGTCGAGCGCTGCGACGACGGCGACGTGAGGGCAGGGCGATCGACCTTGCCGCAGCGCGGCGAGTTCGTGGAAGGCACGCCGATTGAGCAGGCCGGTGCGGGGATCGACGTGGGTGGTGTGCCACGTCGTCGCGGCGGTGTCGGTCGGATCCACTGCTGCGTTCCCCTTCCTGCCCATGCGGCGGCTATCCGCAGGTGACCGATCGGCTCGTGCAGGGCTTCGGTCGTCTGCGACCAGCGGGTTGATGGTTGGGAATACATCACCAAACGTCAGCGACCCGGTGCAGGCCACTTGCGTTATGATGCGCCTTGCACATGGCAAATGCAAGCGCAGATGCACGTGCATTTGACTCGGGAACGTCGGTTGAGGACGTCTGCGGTGGATGAGGGGTGCGTCATGGCGAGGAGTGCCTCCGGCGGCGGCCCAGGCGACCAGTCGCCCGGCTGCGCGGAGCTGACATGGCGCAAGAGCGGGCGCAGCAACGCGAGCGGCAACTGTGTCGAGGTGGCCCGGCTCCCCTACGGCGAGGGCGTCGCGGTCCGCAATTCCCGCGATCCCGATGGATCGGCACTGGTCTTCACGCACGCCGAGATCGCCGCGTTCCTCTGCGGCGTCTACGACGGCGACTTCGACGACCTGATCGACTAGCCCGGCGGCACGCGGCCCCGCGTGGCCCGAGATAACTGCTGAACTGGGAAGATTGCGGGAGCAAAGGACGTTACAACGTCGGTGCGCAGCCGTCATCCACGTACGAACGGATCATGGCATGCTTACATCCCCGATGTGTCCAGGTGTGGTAGACGGATGGAGGTCAGCGCGTGACGACGCCGCCATCCGACGCCGGCACACCTGGCGACACTCCCGGCGGGCCGACCGTCCTGCGCATGCTCCTCGGCGCCCAGCTCCGTCGGCTGCGCGAGGCGCGGGGGGTGACCCGTGAGGATGCCGGGTACCGCATCCGCGGCTCCGAGTCCAAGATCAGCAGGATGGAGCTGGGCCGGGTCGGCTTCAAGGAGCGCGACGTCGCCGACCTGCTCACCCTCTACGGCCTGACCGACCCGGTGGAGCGCGACCGGCTGCTGGCGCTGGCTCGCAACGCCAACTCCCCCGGCTGGTGGAACCGCTTCAGCGACGTGCTGCCCTCGTGGTTCCACCCCTACGTCGGGCTCGAGGCCGCCGCTTCGCTGGTGCGCAACTACGAGGTGCAGTTCGTGCCGGGGCTGCTGCAGACTCGCGACTACGCGCGGGCCGTGGTGATGCTGGGGCACGGGCATTCGCCCCCCGACGAGATCGAGCGCCGCGTCGACCTGCGGCTGCTCCGCCAGCAGGTGCTGACCCGGCTGCATGACCCGCTGCAGTTCTGGGCCGTCATCGACGAGGCGGTGCTGCGCCGCCCGATCGGCGGGGTCGAGGTGATGCGCAAGCAGATCCACGCGCTCGCCGAGGCGGCGATGATCCCCAACGTCCGGGTCCAGGTGGTGCCGTTCCACCTCGGCGGCCACGCGGCGTCTGGCGGTGCCTTCAGCATCCTGCGCTTCGCCGAGCCGGATCTGCCCGATGTGGTCTATGTCGAGCAGCTCACCAGCTCGCTCTATCTCGACAAGCGCGACGACGTCGACCAGTATGCGATCGTCATGGAGAAGCTCTGCATCCAGGCACCCCCGCCGGAGCAGTCCCGTGACATCCTGCACCGGATCGCCGCCGAGCTCTAGGCCCCGCACCTGGGCATCGACCTCTTTCGTGGGGGTGGACACCGCCGGGCCGCCGTGGCGTCTACCCTAGGCTTCTTCCCGGACATCGCCGAACTCCGATCTTGACAAGCTGCGAGGTGCACCATGGATCAACTGTCCAGGCTGGACACATCGGTGGCGCACTCCGCCCGCCTCTGGAACTACCTGCTCGGCGGCAAGGACAACTTCGCCGTCGACCGGGAGGCCGCGGAGCAGGTGCTCACGTTCATGCCCGAGCTCGTGCAGTCCGCCCGCTACAACCGGGAGTTCCTCGGCCGGGCCGTCCGCTTCCTCGCCGGGGAGGCCGGGATCCGGCAGTTCCTCGACATCGGCACCGGTCTGCCGACCGCGAGCAACACGCACGAGGTGGCGCAGCAGACCGCGCCGTCGGCCCGGATCGTCTACGTCGACAACGACCCGATGGTGCTGGTCCACGCCCGCGCGCTGCTCACCAGCACGCCAGATGGCGCCACCGACTACATCGACGCCGACATCCGCGATCCGGAGGCGATCCTGGGCTCCGCCGAGCGGACCCTGAAGTTCGACCAGCCGATCGCGATCATGCTGCTCGGCATCCTCAACTTCGTCGTCGACGACGACGAGGCCGCCGCGATCGTGCGCCGGCTCGTCGACGCCGTGCCGTCGGGCAGCTACCTGGTCGTCTCGCACCCCACCACGGAGGTGCACAAGGAGGCGGTCGTGCGGGCGATGGAGATGTGGAACGCCAGCGGTTCCGCCCCGATCACGGCCAGGACACCGGCGGCGATCGCCAGCTTCTTCGACGGGCTGGAGCTGCTGGAGCCGGGCGTGCTGACCGTGTCGCAGTGGCGGCCCGACGGCAACGACACGACCGTCGTCACCGAGTTCGGCGCGGTGGGCCGCAAACCCTGAACCTTCGACGGGTACGCCGGAGGCGGCTCTCGGCGTACCCGCCGAGGTCTTTGGGGTGTTCGGTGGTGTTCGCGACGTGTTCAGGATGGATCTCTAGCGTCCGACGGGTCACCACCTAGGAGGACCCATGAGACGCATGCCCCGCCTCGCCACCGCCGGTCTGGCGGTCCTGACCCTGTCCGTCGCCGCGCCCGCCAGCGGCGCCACCCCCGCCGGTGCCGGATTCCAGCACCGGCCGGACCGCTTCGGCCAGGCCACCCTGACCGGCTTCGCGTCGCTGCCCGCGACGACCTTCGTCCCGGCGAGCGACCCGTCCGGCGCGCTGCTGGGCACGGCTGCGATCAACGGGATCGTGCCGCCCTTCGCCGACCAGCCCGTTCAGGGCTTCAGCGGGATCGCCCGCAACTCCGATGGCAGCTTCGACGTGATCTCCGACAACGGCTACGGCAACAAGGCCAACAGCGGCGACTTCGTGCTCCGCGTGCAACGGGTCATCCCGGACTACGCCACCGGGACGGTCGACGTGGTCGGCGGGGTCAACCTCACCGACCCGGCCGGGCTGGTGCCCTTCGCGCTGACCCGGCCGGACCGGGTGCTGACCGGGTCGGATTTCGATGTGGAGTCGATCGTCAAGGCGTCCGACGGCAGCTACTGGATCGGTGACGAGTTCGGTCCCTTCCTGCTGCACTTCGACCGGGCCGGTCGGCTGCTCGCGGCGCCGGTGCCGCTCGCCGACGTGCACGCGCCGGAGAGCGCCGCGATCCTCGGCGTCACGCCGAACCTGCCCAGCAGCAAGGGTTTCGAGGGGATGGCGTCCTCCGCGGACGGACGCTATCTCTATCCGCTGCTGGAGGGCACGGTGAGCGGTGACCCGGCGGGTTCGCTGCGGATCTACCAGTACGACCGGCGCGCCGGGCACTACACCGACCAGCGCTTCACCTATCGGTTGGAGTCATCCGCCAACGCGATCGGCGACATGATCTCGGTGGACCGGGACCGCTTCCTCGTCATCGAGCGCGACAACGGGCAGGGTGCCACCGCCCTGTTCAAGAAGATCTTCATGGTCGACGTACGGGATCGTGACGCCGACGGTGCCGTCGACAAGACCGTCGTCGCGGACCTGCTCGACATCGCGGACCCGAGGCACCTGGGCGGCACGGCGAGCACCTTCCGCTTCCCGTTCCAGACGATCGAGGACGTCATCCTCCTCGACGACCGGACGCTGGGAGTCGTCAACGACAACAACTTCCCGTTCTCATCGGGACGCACGCCGGGGCAGCCGGACGACAACGAGTTCATCACCATCCGGCTGACGCGCCCGCTCCGCTGACCCCTCGTCGGGTGTGCGGGCGAGCCGCTTCCCGCACACCCACGCCCGCTCACCCAACGTTCATGAAAATTGTTCTGGTTTGGACATCACCGAGCAATTACGGTGACTTCATGCATTTGAAATCATCGATTGCTGTCGTCGGCGCCGCCCTCGCGCTCGCCCTCGGCGCCAACGCTCCGGCCGCCGCCGCCGCCCCGACCGACGCCCTTCGCCTGACCGGGACCACGGCGGTCGGGGTGCACAACACCTATGAGAAGGCGAAGTTCCCCTACCTCGCCGACGCGCTCGACACCGGCGCCAACCTGCTGGAGTTCGACATCTGGGTCGACACCGCCACCCGTCGCTGGCGCGTCAACCACGAGCTCTTCGGCACCAGCAACAACTGCACCGCCGCGACGACCGCCGCGCAGCTGCGCACCGGTGCCCGGGACCAGCAGTTCGGCGTCTGCCTCGACGACATCCGGATCTGGAGCGACGCCCACCCCGGACACCGCCCGCTGCACCTGAAGATCGAGCTCAAGGCCGGGTTCGACAGCCGTTACGCCCTGGGCCCGCGCGACTTCGACACCCTCGTCGCGAGCCGGCTGGGCAGCAAGGTCTACCGCCCGATCGACCTCGCCACCAAGCCGGACGGCAGCCGCTTCGCGACCCTGGAGGACGCGGCACTCGGCGACAACTGGGCCACCCGCGCCGCCCTCGCGGGCAAGGTACTCATCGAGATCATCCCGGGTACGTTCGAGCGCGGCAACCCCTTCGACAGCCTCGACACCGACGTGGAGTACGGCCGCCACCTGCGCGATCTCAACGCAGCCGGACAGCTCGCCACCGCGCAGGCGTTCCCGGCGGTGCTCGACGCGGCGACCGGCGACCCGCGCACGCGCTACTCGGAGACGAACATCCGGCCCTGGTTCGTCGTCTTCGACGGCTCCGCGAGCACCTACATGAACGGCAGCATCACCACCGCCTGGTACGACACCCGCCACTACCTGCTGGTGATGACCGATGCGTCGGCGGTGGCCCCGGCGATCGATCCGGTCAACCCGACGCAGGCACAGGCGCTGGCCCGGATCAACCTGCTCGCGCTCAACCACGCGACCGTCGTGTCGGCGGACTGGTCGGTGGCGACCGGCGTACTCGGCACGGTCGTCGCCCGCGGCTGACCGTGAGCGGCCGGCGGCGCGTGCGGCACGCGCGGCCGGCCGCCACCTCATCCTCGGGAGCTTCGCGGCACACCGGGCCCCGCCTACGGAGACGGCACCTCGTCGCGAACCTCGGCCGCCCTGCTGGTGATGATCCGGCGTGGCGGGTTCTGGCGAGCTGCTTCGAGGTGGCGGCGGCCCACCAGGAGGAGGATCGCCGAGACGACGAGCAGGCACGCCCCGATCACGAGGGCGGCGGCCCAGCCGGGCAGGACGGTCGCCAGCCCCAGACCGCCCGCGACGAGCAGCGCCGCCAAGGCGTAGAGGACGGTGAGAAAGCCGCCGGCGACCAGCGCGGCCCCGGTCCGATACGGGCGCGCCCGGTTGATCAGCTGGGTGCGGATGGCTCTCAGCTCGTCGGTGACCAGCTTGGAGATCTGGTGTGCGGCAAGGCGGATCAGGTCCGCCGGGGAGCGCAGCATCGGATGGTCTCCTCTCGATGCCCTGGCTCATACCCGGTCCGCGGGCAAGCCACGCCTCGGTGGCGCGCCAACCGCGTGAGCTGCCCGGGTTTGCGGCGGAGCCGCACCGGGCATAGCTCCGCGCCGGATCCTTCTGGCACCGTCGAAAGGGACCCGGTCATGACGACCATGCGCGAAGCGCCCGCACTCCCCGATAGCCGCACCGACCGTCTCCACACCGGCGAGAACGATCCCGCGGTCATACTGATGCAGCGGTACGCGGAGGTGGACGAGGAGTACCAGGTGCAGCTCTCGGTCCTCGCCGGACTGCGGCAGGGGCTCGGCGACGACACCGGAGACATCGCCGACGGCGGCTCCAAGGCGACCGACCTCGACACCGAGGAGATCCTCACCGAGCGCCTGCGGCAGCGACGGGAGTCCCTGTCCGCGGCGATGGAGCGTGCCGCGCGCGGCACCTATGGCAGGTGCGACGGTTGCCGGCTGCCGATCGCCACCGAGAGACTGCTCGCCGCACCGGCCGCCCTGCTCTGCGTACCGTGCCAGGTCAAGGCCGAGCGAGCACATTTGTAGAGCTTAGAGTCGGCGTCGACTGGGTATACCGGCGTCACGGTACGAGCGACACATGGAGGCGATCGTGAATACGAGCAAGATCGTATACAAGCCGGTGGGGCTCATCGGCGGCGCGCTCGCGGGTGTCGCCGCGGGGATGGCGTTCAAGCAGCTGTGGCGGCTCGCCTCGGGAGAGGACGACACGCCCAACGCGACCGACGAGCGGCGTACGTGGCGGGAGATCTTGATCGCGGCCGCGCTTCAGGGCGCGGTCTTCGCGGTGGTCAAGGCCGCCGTGGACCGTGGCGGTGCGGTGGGCGTACGCCGGATCACCGGCCGCTGGCCGGACTGATGACACGGTCAGGGATCAAGCTGCCGGAGCGGGTGACCGCCTGCCTCTTCGACATGGACGGCGTTCTGACGCAGACCGCCAAGGTCCACAACGCGGCGTGGGAGCAGACGTTCAACGCGTTCCTGCGCCGCCGCGCCGACGCGCTGCGACAGCCCTACCAGCCCTTCGACCCGGTCGGCGACTACCAGCGCTATGTCGACGGCCGGGCCCGGGCCGACGGCGTGCGCGCCTTCCTCGCCTCGCGGCAGATCACGGTGCCGGAGGGCTCGGCCGACGACGCGCCGGACCTCGACACGGTCTTCGGGATCGGCAATCGCAAGAACCAGCTCCTCCTGGAGCG
It contains:
- a CDS encoding phosphatidylinositol-specific phospholipase C domain-containing protein gives rise to the protein MHLKSSIAVVGAALALALGANAPAAAAAPTDALRLTGTTAVGVHNTYEKAKFPYLADALDTGANLLEFDIWVDTATRRWRVNHELFGTSNNCTAATTAAQLRTGARDQQFGVCLDDIRIWSDAHPGHRPLHLKIELKAGFDSRYALGPRDFDTLVASRLGSKVYRPIDLATKPDGSRFATLEDAALGDNWATRAALAGKVLIEIIPGTFERGNPFDSLDTDVEYGRHLRDLNAAGQLATAQAFPAVLDAATGDPRTRYSETNIRPWFVVFDGSASTYMNGSITTAWYDTRHYLLVMTDASAVAPAIDPVNPTQAQALARINLLALNHATVVSADWSVATGVLGTVVARG
- a CDS encoding esterase-like activity of phytase family protein: MRRMPRLATAGLAVLTLSVAAPASGATPAGAGFQHRPDRFGQATLTGFASLPATTFVPASDPSGALLGTAAINGIVPPFADQPVQGFSGIARNSDGSFDVISDNGYGNKANSGDFVLRVQRVIPDYATGTVDVVGGVNLTDPAGLVPFALTRPDRVLTGSDFDVESIVKASDGSYWIGDEFGPFLLHFDRAGRLLAAPVPLADVHAPESAAILGVTPNLPSSKGFEGMASSADGRYLYPLLEGTVSGDPAGSLRIYQYDRRAGHYTDQRFTYRLESSANAIGDMISVDRDRFLVIERDNGQGATALFKKIFMVDVRDRDADGAVDKTVVADLLDIADPRHLGGTASTFRFPFQTIEDVILLDDRTLGVVNDNNFPFSSGRTPGQPDDNEFITIRLTRPLR
- a CDS encoding TraR/DksA family transcriptional regulator, with the protein product MTTMREAPALPDSRTDRLHTGENDPAVILMQRYAEVDEEYQVQLSVLAGLRQGLGDDTGDIADGGSKATDLDTEEILTERLRQRRESLSAAMERAARGTYGRCDGCRLPIATERLLAAPAALLCVPCQVKAERAHL
- a CDS encoding helix-turn-helix domain-containing protein, coding for MLLGAQLRRLREARGVTREDAGYRIRGSESKISRMELGRVGFKERDVADLLTLYGLTDPVERDRLLALARNANSPGWWNRFSDVLPSWFHPYVGLEAAASLVRNYEVQFVPGLLQTRDYARAVVMLGHGHSPPDEIERRVDLRLLRQQVLTRLHDPLQFWAVIDEAVLRRPIGGVEVMRKQIHALAEAAMIPNVRVQVVPFHLGGHAASGGAFSILRFAEPDLPDVVYVEQLTSSLYLDKRDDVDQYAIVMEKLCIQAPPPEQSRDILHRIAAEL
- a CDS encoding GGDEF domain-containing protein encodes the protein MDPTDTAATTWHTTHVDPRTGLLNRRAFHELAALRQGRSPCPHVAVVAALDDGEAISHEFGSEVGDLVLVAVARRFADYTTGHPAAHLDSGRFAAVVISSTTMDGTSYPDAQTMTRILAEPIWTSGRCVRARVSVGLADLEPTADLALVLDHPVGVLPRTPSLHESPVDRGAPATRSGPRAACCAAVVHSPHRRRP
- a CDS encoding phage holin family protein, which codes for MLRSPADLIRLAAHQISKLVTDELRAIRTQLINRARPYRTGAALVAGGFLTVLYALAALLVAGGLGLATVLPGWAAALVIGACLLVVSAILLLVGRRHLEAARQNPPRRIITSRAAEVRDEVPSP
- a CDS encoding SAM-dependent methyltransferase codes for the protein MDQLSRLDTSVAHSARLWNYLLGGKDNFAVDREAAEQVLTFMPELVQSARYNREFLGRAVRFLAGEAGIRQFLDIGTGLPTASNTHEVAQQTAPSARIVYVDNDPMVLVHARALLTSTPDGATDYIDADIRDPEAILGSAERTLKFDQPIAIMLLGILNFVVDDDEAAAIVRRLVDAVPSGSYLVVSHPTTEVHKEAVVRAMEMWNASGSAPITARTPAAIASFFDGLELLEPGVLTVSQWRPDGNDTTVVTEFGAVGRKP
- a CDS encoding elongation factor G, with amino-acid sequence MSTLNLGILAHVDAGKTSLTERLLYAAGVIDEIGSVDDGSTQTDSLALERRRGITIKSAVVSFAVGDTTVNLIDTPGHPDFIAEVERVLSVLDGAVLVISAVEGVQAQTRVLMRALQRLRIPTLLFINKIDRRGAREAELLRAIAERLTPAIIPMGSASGLGTPDASFVPHRDRTGLEVLAEHDEELLSAYVADESGITAGRARAELVAQTGRALVHPVFFGSAITGAGVAELMAGVRELLPAAGADATAPASGTVFKVERGAAGERVGIVRMFAGTLRVRDRLQLDRGEPGKVTGIGVFADGTLDRRDQVTAGQIAKVWGLGDVRIGDRLGEAAPVSRHFAPPTLETVVSSVRAADRGALHAALTQLADQDPLINLRQDELRQELSVSLYGEVQKEVIQATLADEFGLMVTFRETTTICIERLDGVGAAVEFIAKGPNPFLATIGLRVEPAPVGTGVRYRLEVELGSMPLAFMTAVEETVRETLGQGLHGWQVPDCEVVMTHSGYWARQSHAHGTFDKSMSSTGGDFRLLTPLVLMDALRAAGTTVCEPMHRFRLEIPSGIFGSMLPALVRLGAIPQTSSAAGTTSIVEGELPADRVHGLELQLPGLTSGEGVLETVFDHYRPVVGVPPERSRTDHNPLNRREYLLHVVRRV
- a CDS encoding DUF4235 domain-containing protein translates to MNTSKIVYKPVGLIGGALAGVAAGMAFKQLWRLASGEDDTPNATDERRTWREILIAAALQGAVFAVVKAAVDRGGAVGVRRITGRWPD
- a CDS encoding DUF397 domain-containing protein; the encoded protein is MARSASGGGPGDQSPGCAELTWRKSGRSNASGNCVEVARLPYGEGVAVRNSRDPDGSALVFTHAEIAAFLCGVYDGDFDDLID